A segment of the Candidatus Brevundimonas phytovorans genome:
AGCTGCTTCAGTCCGTCACGCAGGGCCTGGGTGCCCCCCTTGGACTGTTTGGCCTTGTCCTTGTTGCTGGACGAACCCCGCACGGCCGGGATGCCGAGGCGACCCACGGCGCGCGCAAAGAACTCGCCGTCGGCGCTCAGCGAAACCAGCCCTTTGACCCGCTGGGCTCGTTGCATAGGCCAGCAGACGGGGGCCAGGGCCAGACGGGAATGCCAGAAGGCGCAGAGCACGCCGCCGCCATTGGCCCAGACCTCTTCGGCGACCTGTTCGTTTTCATGTTCCCAGCGGATGGTGGCGTAGCAGAAGCGCATCCATTCCGAGAGAATCCAGGCCATCGCGGTCTGGACGATGGGGTTGCGCAGCGGCCTCATGCGCCGGTCTCGTCGGGCAGGGGCGAGGCGACGACGGGCGCCGGGCCGTCCAGCGACTGCTGCTTGGCCAGGCGGGCGTAGAGCCCGCCCTTCTTGACCAGGGCGCCATGCGTGCCCTTTTCGACGACACGACCGGCCTCGATCACATAGATGCGGTCGGCGTTCTGCACTGTGGACAGCCGGTGGGCGATCATCAGGGTGGCGCGGCCGTGCATCAGCCGCTCCAGCGCCGCCTGAACCAGGGCCTCGCTCTCGGTGTCGAGCGCCGAGGTGGCCTCGTCCAGCAGCAGGATGGGGGCGTCCTTCAGGAAGGCGCGGGCGATGGCGACACGCTGGCGCTGGCCGCCCGACAGCCGCATCCCGGCCTCGCCGACGCGGGTGGCGTAGCCCTCGGGCAGGGCGGCGATGAAGTCGTGGGCGGCGGCGGAGCGGGCGGCCTCGATGATCTGCTCGGCGCTGGCGCCCTTGCGGCCATAGGCGATGTTGGCCGCGATGGTGTCGTCGAACAGGAAGGGCTCCTGCGTCACCAGGGCGATGCGCTCGCGCAGGGATTGCAGCTTCAGGCCGCGGATGTCCTGGCCATTCACCGTCACGGCCCCGGCGGTCACGTCATAGAAGCGCGGCAGCAGCGACAGGATGGTGGACTTGCCCCCGCCCGACGGGCCGACCAGGGCGATGGTCTCGCCGGGCTTCACGCTGATGGAGACGTCCGACAGGGTCGGCGGCGCGCCGGTCTCGCCCGTGGTGTCATAGGCGAAGGAGACATGGTCCAGGGCCACGGTCAGCGGGCCGTCGGGCAGGTCGGCGGCGTCGGCGGCCTCGCGGATTTCGGGTTCGATGTCGAGGGCGCCGAACAGGCGGCGCGCGGCGGTCAGGCCCTCGCTCATCACCGTGGCCAGGTTGGTGACCTGACGCAGGGACTGGCCCGCCGCCAGCAGCAGGCCGATGAAGGCGGCGAATCCGCCGACGGTCATGTCGCCTGACTGGGCGCGGAAGCCGGCATAGGCCATGACGGCGGCGACCACGCCCATGGCCACCAGGTCGCTGGACGGACCGGCGAAGGCGCGGGCGTCGGCGCCCTTGATGATATGACGCTGGCGGCGGGCAACGACCTCGGCCACGCGGGCTTCCTCGGCCGCCTCGCGGTTCTCGATCTTGATCAGGCGCACGCCGTCGAGGTTCTCCATCAGGGCGGTGGAGAGGTTCTCGGTCTCGGTCATGGCGCCGCGCGCGGCCTTGCGCGTCTTCTTGCCGAAGCGGCGCATGATCAGGCTGACGGCCGGCACGCCCAGCAGAACGATCAGGGTCAGCCGCCAGTCGATGAAGGCCATCGAGGCGATCACCGCCACCAGGGTCAGGGCGTGCTGGGTGTAGTTGACGACGCCGGTGGTGAAGGCTTCGCGCACCAGGTTGGCGTCGAACAGGACCGAGGAGACAAAGGCGCCCGAGTGCTGGCTGCGCAGCCGCGACAGGTCAGCGCGGATCATGGCCGCGAACAGGCGGACCTGGATGTCGCCGACGA
Coding sequences within it:
- a CDS encoding ABC transporter ATP-binding protein; amino-acid sequence: MTTPATDMAEPLRPLIGRIWRDYLSRHKTALFVSMLCAALAGGLSAVLLKLLEPAINGLFVQQGAPIRLWGLFDIPPERALLVIPLAILGVAVARTLASLGQAALVNRLGHGIVGDIQVRLFAAMIRADLSRLRSQHSGAFVSSVLFDANLVREAFTTGVVNYTQHALTLVAVIASMAFIDWRLTLIVLLGVPAVSLIMRRFGKKTRKAARGAMTETENLSTALMENLDGVRLIKIENREAAEEARVAEVVARRQRHIIKGADARAFAGPSSDLVAMGVVAAVMAYAGFRAQSGDMTVGGFAAFIGLLLAAGQSLRQVTNLATVMSEGLTAARRLFGALDIEPEIREAADAADLPDGPLTVALDHVSFAYDTTGETGAPPTLSDVSISVKPGETIALVGPSGGGKSTILSLLPRFYDVTAGAVTVNGQDIRGLKLQSLRERIALVTQEPFLFDDTIAANIAYGRKGASAEQIIEAARSAAAHDFIAALPEGYATRVGEAGMRLSGGQRQRVAIARAFLKDAPILLLDEATSALDTESEALVQAALERLMHGRATLMIAHRLSTVQNADRIYVIEAGRVVEKGTHGALVKKGGLYARLAKQQSLDGPAPVVASPLPDETGA
- a CDS encoding lysophospholipid acyltransferase family protein translates to MRPLRNPIVQTAMAWILSEWMRFCYATIRWEHENEQVAEEVWANGGGVLCAFWHSRLALAPVCWPMQRAQRVKGLVSLSADGEFFARAVGRLGIPAVRGSSSNKDKAKQSKGGTQALRDGLKQLKVGGLALTPDGPRGPARQMAEGLPLMAKISGAPVLFIGISCKPAIRLNSWDKAIVPLPFGKGAIVWDKAWYPEGAEMAEVAAEWTERLTAVEARADALTGLERV